From the genome of Vicia villosa cultivar HV-30 ecotype Madison, WI linkage group LG2, Vvil1.0, whole genome shotgun sequence, one region includes:
- the LOC131649881 gene encoding uncharacterized protein LOC131649881: MGSSRGRGRPRKLVPSSPVKQVETPTDKLKVDEGGSKGSGKAKSQNVAEETEENRKSEAKGVEHEGETNQQKLWVDVINGNRMQANGMEIEFVAPTIMEGEVQIEIDYNDIRSEVNFWENSLFMYVIGKDPSMNGVKQFMLKFWNFVQTPELFYNDEGYFIMKFRSGEDRDLVMMKGPYTIQNMPMLLRIWHHDFCLKRDMLRTVPVWVKLPQLPLYLWGKRSLSKIGSALGKPLFTDECTAAKLRVSYARILVEIDVTQKIAESINIKDNEGRVIKQPVELEWKPLYCEVCKRAGHKCTPGPQKKTWTAKPNMSQEKKDETIVTKEKKMQGGGAELNTKAKEDEGWIEAKSSRIEKGKKPMKYTEGVECHNEFSSLGVLNDHLVDIDLT; this comes from the coding sequence ATGGGGAGTTCACGGGGACGAGGGCGGCCGCGAAAATTGGTTCCATCGTCACCGGTAAAGCAAGTGGAGACACCCACTGACAAACTGAAGGTAGATGAAGGAGGAAGCAAGGGAAGTGGAAAGGCAAAGTCACAAAATGTGGCGGAGGAGACGGAGGAAAATCGTAAATCTGAGGCGAAAGGGGTGGAACATGAGGGTGAGACGAATCAACAAAAGCTTTGGGTGGATGTGATCAATGGCAACCGGATGCAAGCTAATGGTATGGAGATTGAGTTTGTCGCACCTACAATTATGGAAGGAGAAGTGCAGATCGAAATTGACTATAACGACATACGCTCAGAGGTAAACTTTTGGGAAAATTCTCTGTTCATGTATGTTATAGGGAAGGACCCTAGTATGAATGGTGTGAAACAATTCATGTTGAAATTCTGGAATTTTGTTCAAACCCCTGAGTTATTCTATAATGATGAGGGATATTTCATAATGAAATTCAGATCTGGGGAAGATAGGGATTTGGTGATGATGAAGGGACCTTACACGATTCAGAATATGCCGATGCTCCTTAGGATATGGCACCACGATTTCTGCTTGAAAAGAGATATGCTTCGTACGGTTCCGGTATGGGTGAAATTACCCCAACTACCTCTCTATCTCTGGGGGAAGAGAAGCCTTAGCAAAATTGGAAGTGCATTAGGGAAACCACTTTTCACTGATGAGTGCACAGCTGCCAAGCTAAGAGTTTCGTATGCGAGGATTTTGGTTGAAATTGATGTCACACAAAAGATTGCAGAATCCATCAACATAAAAGATAATGAAGGCAGGGTGATTAAACAGCCTGTAGAGCTGGAATGGAAACCACTGTATTGTGAAGTTTGCAAGAGAGCAGGACACAAGTGTACACCAGGACCTCAGAAAAAAACATGGACTGCCAAACCTAATATGAGCCAAGAAAAGAAAGATGAGACCATAGTAACCAAAGAGAAAAAGATGCAGGGTGGTGGTGCAGAGTTAAACACAAAGGCCAAAGAAGATGAGGGATGGATAGAAGCAAAATCTAGTAGAATTGAGAAGGGGAAAAAGCCTATGAAATACACTGAAGGGGTTGAGTGTCATAATGAGTTCTCTTCACTAGGGGTTTTGAATGACCATCTAGTGGACATAGACTTAACATGA
- the LOC131649882 gene encoding uncharacterized protein LOC131649882: protein MIQENKFNGKKFYHMMHPDSPNHEWDNLVIHNKARPRAVFTFWMLCHRKLPTRMRLFRWGMVNSTVCTFCDQDETIDHLFFDCCVTQRIWKGVLNWMHIQHESGNWEHELKWLLLHYRGKGWRAELMRMEIAETVYEV, encoded by the coding sequence ATGATACAAGAAAATAAGTTCAATGGTAAGAAGTTCTATCACATGATGCACCCGGATAGCCCTAATCATGAGTGGGATAACTTGGTGATCCATAACAAGGCTAGGCCTAGAGCAGTGTTCACATTTTGGATGCTCTGTCACAGGAAATTGCCAACTCGTATGCGATTGTTTCGATGGGGGATGGTCAATTCTACTGTCTGTACTTTTTGTGACCAAGATGAGACCATTGATCATCTTTTCTTTGACTGTTGTGTTACTCAGAGAATTTGGAAAGGAGTGTTAAACTGGATGCACATTCAGCATGAGTCGGGTAACTGGGAACATGAGTTAAAGTGGTTACTGCTGCACTATCGGGGCAAAGGTTGGAGAGCAGAATTGATGCGTATGGAAATAGCAGAAACAGTGTATGAGGTTTGA